Proteins from a genomic interval of Streptomyces sp. NBC_01445:
- a CDS encoding sulfite exporter TauE/SafE family protein, whose amino-acid sequence MDALEAVAVGAAGVAAGAINAVVGSGTLITFPTLLAFGYPPVLANVSNNIGLVPGVLSAAYGYRRELKGQKKRLLRFGTASLIGGLTGALLLLKLPADAFTAVVPVLILAACVLVVLQPRLSRWSKKRQATATRADGGVPMWFGVLGTGVYGGYFGAAQGVLLMGMFGSFIHDDLQRLNAAKNVLASLVNGVAAVIFIAVADVDWAVAAVIAVGSTLGGLTGAKFGRRLPPAVLRAVIVVVGVTASVIMLVRG is encoded by the coding sequence GTGGATGCACTTGAAGCAGTGGCCGTCGGAGCGGCCGGTGTCGCCGCCGGCGCGATCAACGCGGTGGTCGGCTCCGGAACGCTCATCACCTTCCCTACGCTCCTCGCGTTCGGCTATCCGCCGGTGCTCGCCAACGTGTCGAACAACATCGGCCTCGTGCCGGGCGTGCTCAGTGCCGCGTACGGCTACCGGCGCGAGCTGAAGGGGCAGAAGAAGCGGCTGCTCCGCTTCGGCACGGCCTCGCTGATCGGCGGGCTCACGGGCGCGCTGCTCCTGCTGAAGCTGCCCGCCGACGCGTTCACGGCGGTGGTGCCCGTGCTCATCCTGGCCGCCTGCGTCCTCGTCGTGCTCCAGCCCCGGCTCAGCCGCTGGTCGAAGAAGCGCCAGGCCACGGCTACGCGCGCCGACGGCGGCGTCCCGATGTGGTTCGGGGTGCTCGGGACGGGTGTCTACGGCGGCTACTTCGGCGCCGCGCAGGGCGTGCTGCTCATGGGCATGTTCGGCAGCTTCATCCACGACGACCTCCAGCGCCTCAACGCGGCGAAGAACGTCCTGGCCTCGCTCGTGAACGGGGTCGCGGCGGTCATCTTCATCGCCGTCGCCGACGTCGACTGGGCGGTGGCCGCGGTGATCGCCGTCGGCTCCACGCTGGGCGGCCTGACCGGCGCGAAGTTCGGCCGCAGGCTGCCCCCGGCGGTCCTTCGCGCGGTGATCGTCGTGGTCGGCGTCACCGCCTCGGTGATCATGCTCGTACGAGGCTGA
- a CDS encoding LysR family transcriptional regulator, whose protein sequence is MTLDDLRVYVAVCAAGSLSAVARDLSCTQSAVSQHIRRLEREVGVSLLERHARGVLPTAAGRILQTAAAEGIGGIDVALRRLRDLARGERGAVRVTTGATTVRHFMSGAIVGFRRRHPQASLEFQTVSSSHSAYEALAAHDLDLAWVTIGAPERGVEQRPVVELPWVLAVRPDDPLAGRTRIGPGDLAAAHLIRPPEQSTSRSHLDRHFTGLGIVRPAGSDAGVADWATAVHLAELGLGHALVPELPGWRDPDRAGGPVLVPVPDLPPLAVGWAVRRWSTLTPLARAFADLVAEHCGR, encoded by the coding sequence GTGACCCTCGACGATCTCCGTGTCTACGTCGCCGTGTGCGCGGCGGGCAGCCTCAGCGCCGTCGCCCGCGACCTCTCCTGCACGCAGTCGGCGGTGAGCCAGCACATCCGGCGCCTCGAACGGGAGGTGGGCGTCAGCCTCCTCGAACGGCACGCGCGCGGTGTCCTGCCGACCGCCGCGGGGCGCATCCTGCAGACCGCGGCCGCCGAGGGCATCGGCGGCATCGATGTCGCGCTGCGCCGCCTGCGCGACCTGGCCCGCGGCGAGCGCGGCGCGGTGCGCGTCACCACGGGCGCGACGACCGTGCGCCACTTCATGTCCGGAGCCATCGTCGGATTCCGGCGCCGCCACCCCCAGGCGAGCCTGGAATTCCAGACGGTCAGCTCCAGCCACAGTGCCTACGAGGCGCTCGCCGCGCACGACCTCGACCTCGCGTGGGTCACCATCGGCGCGCCGGAACGCGGAGTCGAGCAGCGCCCCGTCGTCGAACTTCCCTGGGTCCTCGCGGTGCGCCCCGACGACCCGCTGGCCGGCCGGACCCGGATCGGCCCCGGTGACCTGGCCGCCGCCCACCTCATCAGGCCGCCCGAACAGTCCACGTCGCGCTCCCATCTCGACCGGCACTTCACCGGGCTCGGGATCGTCAGGCCGGCCGGGTCGGACGCGGGCGTCGCCGACTGGGCCACCGCCGTGCACCTCGCCGAACTGGGCCTCGGCCACGCGCTCGTCCCCGAACTGCCCGGCTGGCGCGACCCCGACCGCGCGGGCGGCCCGGTCCTCGTCCCCGTACCGGACCTGCCGCCACTCGCGGTCGGCTGGGCGGTCCGGCGCTGGTCCACGCTGACCCCACTGGCGAGGGCCTTCGCGGACCTGGTGGCGGAGCACTGCGGGAGGTAG
- a CDS encoding cupin has protein sequence MTTTYDLNALADKHVAAARTSPHGRSAHLLLREETLRQSVIALTAGEVLEEHNAPPAATLQVLRGEVVLTAASGDVTLHEGRLHALPQERHGLRAVTDAAVLLTAVND, from the coding sequence ATGACCACGACGTACGACCTGAACGCTCTCGCCGACAAGCACGTCGCCGCCGCCCGGACCTCCCCCCACGGCCGCAGCGCGCACCTCCTGCTCCGCGAGGAGACCCTCCGGCAAAGCGTGATCGCCCTGACAGCGGGCGAAGTTCTGGAGGAGCACAACGCGCCGCCCGCCGCGACGCTCCAGGTGCTGCGGGGCGAGGTCGTACTGACAGCGGCCTCGGGCGACGTGACGCTCCACGAGGGCCGGCTCCACGCGCTCCCGCAGGAACGGCACGGGCTGCGCGCGGTCACGGACGCGGCGGTGCTCCTTACGGCGGTCAACGACTGA
- a CDS encoding isocitrate lyase/PEP mutase family protein: MNQPACAAFKALHHDPGGPLLLPNAWDHASAAALAGQGFTAIGTTSLGVAAAAGLPDGAAATREETLRLARRLGGDAFLLSVDAEGGFGDDPAEVAGLARELAQAGAVGINLEDGRADGTLTPAPVHAAKIAAVKAAVPDLFVNARTDTYWLPDPRTAPEPETRRRLDAYRQAGADGVFVPGLTDPATITALVAHLRPSGIPLNILYSPTGPTVPELAALGVRRVSLGSLLFRAALGAAVTAALGVRAGRDVAPAAPTYGEVQELSGGGDATQI, from the coding sequence ATGAACCAGCCCGCCTGCGCGGCCTTCAAAGCCCTGCACCACGACCCCGGCGGCCCCCTCCTCCTCCCCAACGCCTGGGACCACGCCTCCGCCGCCGCGCTCGCCGGGCAGGGGTTCACCGCGATCGGTACGACGAGCCTTGGCGTGGCCGCCGCGGCCGGGCTGCCCGACGGCGCCGCGGCCACCCGCGAGGAGACCCTGCGCCTGGCCCGCCGCCTGGGCGGGGACGCGTTCCTGCTGTCCGTGGACGCGGAGGGCGGGTTCGGCGACGACCCGGCCGAGGTCGCCGGCCTCGCCCGTGAGCTGGCGCAGGCGGGCGCGGTGGGGATCAATCTGGAGGACGGCAGGGCCGACGGCACCCTCACCCCGGCCCCCGTCCACGCGGCGAAGATCGCCGCGGTCAAGGCCGCCGTACCGGACCTGTTCGTCAACGCCCGCACGGACACGTACTGGCTCCCGGACCCGCGGACCGCGCCGGAGCCGGAGACCCGCCGCCGGCTCGACGCCTACCGGCAGGCGGGCGCCGACGGAGTCTTCGTACCGGGCCTGACCGACCCGGCCACGATCACCGCACTGGTGGCGCACCTGCGCCCGTCCGGCATCCCCCTCAACATCCTCTACTCCCCCACGGGCCCCACCGTCCCCGAGCTCGCCGCCCTGGGCGTCCGCCGCGTCAGCCTCGGCTCGCTCCTGTTCCGCGCGGCCCTGGGCGCCGCGGTCACGGCGGCGCTCGGCGTACGGGCGGGCCGGGACGTGGCCCCCGCGGCACCGACGTACGGCGAGGTCCAGGAGCTGAGCGGCGGTGGAGACGCCACGCAAATATGA
- a CDS encoding PP2C family protein-serine/threonine phosphatase: MTQRRSSQPESADDLLTRLGRLAAQARAGAELQHARVELAEALQREMLPVSLPALPGLRTAACYSPARHGLDIGGDWYDGFATPDGALGFSIGDVQGHDVEAAAFMGQIRIALRAVAAFAPDPGEALAQANDLLLSMRHELFATCSFIRFDPTTWVLESARAGHVPAIWATVDGRYGVSTDEGGLPLGMLPGSKYPVTRHRLSTAGAYVLVTDGVVEGPSFPIEAGLERVARVVAAGAGADAAELAAAVMEVADCTGHQDDSAVLVLCHDPPPVLPG, from the coding sequence ATGACGCAGCGTCGTTCCAGCCAGCCCGAGAGCGCCGACGACCTGCTGACCAGGCTCGGCCGCCTTGCCGCACAGGCACGCGCCGGGGCGGAACTCCAGCACGCCCGGGTCGAACTGGCGGAAGCCCTCCAGCGCGAAATGCTCCCCGTCTCGCTGCCCGCCCTGCCGGGACTGCGGACCGCCGCTTGCTACTCGCCGGCCCGCCACGGCCTGGACATCGGCGGGGACTGGTACGACGGGTTCGCCACCCCTGACGGCGCCCTCGGGTTCTCCATCGGGGACGTCCAGGGCCACGACGTCGAGGCCGCCGCCTTCATGGGGCAGATCCGCATCGCCCTGCGCGCCGTGGCCGCCTTCGCCCCGGACCCGGGCGAGGCGCTCGCCCAGGCCAACGACCTGCTGCTGTCGATGCGCCACGAACTCTTCGCCACCTGCAGCTTCATCCGCTTCGACCCGACGACCTGGGTCCTCGAGTCCGCCCGCGCGGGCCACGTCCCCGCCATCTGGGCCACGGTCGACGGCCGGTACGGCGTCTCGACGGACGAGGGCGGGCTGCCGCTCGGCATGCTGCCCGGGTCCAAGTACCCGGTCACCCGGCACCGCCTCTCGACGGCGGGGGCGTATGTCCTGGTCACCGACGGCGTGGTCGAAGGGCCCTCGTTCCCGATCGAGGCGGGCCTGGAACGCGTGGCCCGGGTCGTCGCGGCCGGGGCGGGCGCCGACGCCGCGGAACTTGCCGCCGCGGTGATGGAGGTCGCCGACTGCACCGGCCACCAGGACGACTCCGCGGTACTCGTCCTGTGCCACGACCCGCCACCCGTCCTGCCCGGGTGA
- a CDS encoding MASE1 domain-containing protein produces the protein MVRTEELRRLSEALLRILAVAAAYYATGRLGLWQRIALEGAVVTPLWLPTGVAVTCLLWMGLRIWPGIALGAFLLIDSINPLRLSDLAIVAANTLAPMCAYVLLRKVGFRIELDRLRDGVALVFLGGLLPILLSATVGTCVLVLSGSLEWSAFWTVWAAWWAGDAMGVLVGTPLLIALSRARPPWNTRRWPEAAALMVTAAVIAPLATRSPLALLFLVFPLLTWAALRFQLAGAAPCVLFVSVLGISAATDHVGPFAHHTLFEVMVNLQALNGSAALTGLLLAAIVTEQKSIRQKIEQAVRDLTEVVGHLAPRRDE, from the coding sequence GTGGTGCGCACCGAGGAACTCCGACGCCTCTCCGAGGCCCTGCTGAGGATTCTCGCCGTCGCCGCCGCCTACTACGCGACCGGACGGCTCGGCCTGTGGCAGCGGATCGCCCTCGAAGGCGCGGTCGTCACCCCGCTCTGGCTCCCGACGGGCGTCGCCGTCACCTGTCTGCTCTGGATGGGCCTGCGGATCTGGCCGGGCATCGCGCTCGGCGCCTTCTTACTCATCGACTCGATCAACCCGTTGCGCCTGTCCGACCTCGCGATCGTCGCCGCGAACACCCTGGCCCCGATGTGCGCCTACGTGCTGCTGCGCAAGGTGGGCTTCCGCATCGAGCTGGACCGGCTGCGGGACGGGGTCGCCCTGGTCTTCCTGGGCGGACTGCTGCCGATACTGCTGAGCGCCACCGTGGGCACGTGCGTGCTGGTGCTCAGCGGCAGTCTGGAGTGGAGCGCGTTCTGGACGGTGTGGGCGGCGTGGTGGGCCGGCGACGCCATGGGCGTACTCGTCGGCACCCCGCTGCTGATCGCGCTGAGCAGGGCCAGGCCCCCCTGGAACACCCGCCGGTGGCCGGAGGCAGCGGCCCTGATGGTGACTGCGGCCGTCATCGCACCCCTGGCCACGAGAAGCCCGCTCGCCCTGCTCTTCCTCGTCTTCCCGCTGCTCACGTGGGCGGCGCTGCGCTTCCAGCTCGCGGGGGCGGCGCCGTGCGTGCTGTTCGTGTCCGTACTGGGGATCTCCGCGGCCACCGACCACGTGGGCCCGTTCGCCCACCACACCCTCTTCGAGGTCATGGTCAACCTCCAGGCACTCAACGGCTCGGCCGCGCTCACCGGCCTCCTGCTCGCGGCGATCGTCACCGAACAGAAGAGCATCCGCCAGAAGATCGAACAGGCGGTGAGAGACCTGACGGAAGTGGTGGGACACCTGGCGCCACGGCGGGACGAATGA
- a CDS encoding DUF5994 family protein: MAESDTPHQPPVLLPDAPHPEAEPGTAPLRLETTQSREGLLDGAWWPRSHDITAELPALVAELTSHLGPITRVGLDAAAWEELPTRLIIDDQVVHLDAHEIGDGTALVTRGDEDLFVLLVVPPESEPEAARAAMARAVRPDNITEAAERIVANPDES; encoded by the coding sequence ATGGCTGAATCCGACACCCCTCACCAGCCCCCAGTGCTTCTGCCGGACGCCCCCCATCCGGAGGCTGAACCCGGAACGGCCCCGCTGAGGCTGGAGACCACCCAGTCCCGCGAAGGGCTCCTGGACGGCGCGTGGTGGCCCCGATCACATGACATCACGGCCGAACTGCCCGCCCTGGTCGCGGAGCTGACCTCGCACCTCGGCCCCATCACGCGCGTCGGCCTCGACGCCGCCGCCTGGGAAGAGCTGCCGACCCGCCTGATCATCGACGACCAGGTCGTGCATCTCGACGCCCACGAGATCGGCGACGGCACCGCACTCGTCACCCGCGGCGACGAGGACCTCTTCGTCCTCCTGGTCGTGCCTCCCGAATCCGAGCCCGAAGCGGCTCGCGCCGCGATGGCCCGCGCCGTACGCCCCGACAACATCACCGAGGCCGCAGAACGCATCGTCGCCAACCCCGACGAATCCTGA
- a CDS encoding VOC family protein produces the protein MTSKFTELAIDCADPDALARFWCSVLGYEVHDREDGLVTIGSPEVPEGKDRLGPVPPALTFARVPEGKAVKNRLHIDVNPTDREQAEEVRRLLDLGARHVDVGQGDVSWVPLADPEGNEFCVLAGRRP, from the coding sequence ATGACCAGTAAGTTCACCGAGCTTGCGATCGACTGTGCAGATCCCGACGCGCTCGCCCGGTTCTGGTGTTCCGTCCTCGGCTACGAGGTGCACGACCGGGAGGACGGGCTTGTCACCATCGGCTCCCCCGAGGTGCCCGAGGGCAAGGACCGCCTCGGCCCGGTGCCACCGGCGCTCACCTTCGCGCGCGTGCCCGAGGGCAAGGCCGTCAAGAACAGGCTCCACATCGACGTCAACCCGACCGACAGGGAGCAGGCCGAAGAGGTCCGTCGCCTGCTCGACCTGGGTGCCCGGCACGTCGACGTCGGGCAGGGCGATGTGAGCTGGGTCCCACTTGCCGACCCGGAGGGGAACGAGTTCTGCGTCCTTGCGGGCCGCCGCCCCTGA